From a single Granulicella aggregans genomic region:
- a CDS encoding LysR family transcriptional regulator, protein MAELSAFATVAEERNFTRAAARLGISQSALSHSMRGLEKRLGLQLLARTTRSVAPTTAGTALLQELAPALERIDRALSDTLKQKNSPSGRIRIIAPRTATQMVILPKLAQFARTYPEIILEITSSNDPVDLVAGGYDAGVQLGEFIQRDMIAVRVTREMRLAVVGSPEYFESNPIPKHPQDLRDHACIGFRFSNGLYRWEFEKGRKVLTVSPQGPASFDDPDLVIRAVLDGVGIGTSIEDTLAKLIAKRRLVPILKDWCPSFPGYFLYYPSRRNQPAALAALIDTLRIRD, encoded by the coding sequence TTGGCAGAGCTCTCCGCCTTCGCCACGGTCGCAGAGGAACGCAATTTCACCCGCGCCGCCGCTCGCCTCGGCATCTCGCAATCCGCTTTAAGTCACTCCATGCGAGGCCTGGAGAAACGGCTCGGCCTTCAGCTTCTCGCCCGAACCACGCGAAGTGTCGCTCCCACAACCGCGGGCACCGCCCTTCTTCAGGAACTCGCTCCCGCGTTAGAGAGAATCGACCGGGCGCTCTCCGACACCCTGAAGCAAAAGAACTCCCCATCCGGCCGGATACGGATCATCGCCCCCCGCACAGCGACTCAGATGGTGATTCTCCCGAAGCTCGCGCAGTTCGCTCGCACCTACCCCGAGATCATTCTTGAGATTACCTCTTCCAACGATCCCGTCGATCTCGTAGCCGGAGGGTATGACGCGGGCGTTCAACTCGGCGAGTTCATTCAACGCGATATGATCGCCGTCCGAGTAACCAGAGAGATGCGTCTCGCCGTCGTTGGCTCTCCGGAATACTTCGAATCGAACCCCATCCCGAAACACCCACAGGACCTGAGAGACCACGCCTGCATCGGTTTTCGCTTCAGCAACGGCCTCTATCGATGGGAGTTCGAAAAGGGCCGGAAGGTTCTCACCGTAAGCCCCCAGGGACCCGCTTCCTTCGATGATCCTGACCTGGTTATAAGAGCTGTTCTTGACGGCGTCGGAATTGGAACTTCGATCGAAGATACTCTTGCCAAGTTGATCGCAAAGCGACGCCTCGTTCCGATCTTGAAGGATTGGTGCCCATCGTTTCCGGGATACTTTCTCTACTACCCGAGCCGCCGAAACCAACCCGCCGCTCTTGCGGCTCTCATCGACACCCTTCGAATCCGCGATTGA
- the accD gene encoding acetyl-CoA carboxylase, carboxyltransferase subunit beta, whose translation MSWFKREDHQIVNDAEKTVRTEGLWTKCGNCGAILFKQELADNLQVCTKCGYHFRFDARSRVENLLEPGYQLVDLELKSTDPLQFTDLKPYKRRLLEAQKKTGLNDAIVNAIGNLGPHPVVLSVMEYAFIGGSMGAVVGETITRAIDRSLATGHPLIIVAASGGARMMEGIASLMQLAKISSALARLDDAKIPYISVMTDPTTGGVTASFAMLGDLNIAEPGALIGFAGPRVIEQTIRQKLPEGFQRSEFLLEHGFLDAIVTRKEMKAYLAQTLSWITPSATVSLTGDSTRASVR comes from the coding sequence ATGAGCTGGTTCAAGCGCGAAGATCACCAGATAGTCAACGACGCCGAGAAGACCGTCCGCACCGAAGGTCTGTGGACCAAGTGCGGTAACTGCGGCGCGATCCTCTTCAAACAGGAGCTTGCCGACAATCTGCAGGTCTGCACCAAGTGCGGTTACCACTTCCGCTTCGACGCCCGCAGCCGCGTCGAGAACCTGCTCGAACCCGGCTACCAGCTTGTCGACCTGGAACTGAAGTCAACGGACCCTCTCCAGTTCACCGACCTCAAACCCTACAAACGCCGCCTCCTCGAAGCCCAGAAGAAGACCGGGCTCAACGACGCGATCGTCAACGCCATCGGCAACCTTGGCCCGCATCCTGTCGTGCTGAGCGTCATGGAGTACGCCTTCATCGGCGGCAGCATGGGCGCTGTCGTGGGCGAGACCATCACCCGGGCGATCGACCGCTCGCTGGCCACAGGACATCCCCTGATCATCGTCGCCGCATCCGGCGGAGCCCGCATGATGGAGGGCATTGCCAGCCTGATGCAACTGGCTAAAATCTCCTCCGCCCTGGCGCGATTAGACGATGCAAAGATTCCCTACATCTCGGTGATGACCGACCCGACCACGGGAGGCGTCACCGCTAGCTTTGCCATGCTTGGCGACCTGAACATCGCTGAGCCTGGGGCGCTGATCGGATTCGCTGGCCCTCGCGTCATTGAACAGACAATTCGCCAGAAGCTGCCTGAAGGCTTTCAGCGCTCGGAATTTCTGCTAGAGCACGGCTTCCTCGACGCCATCGTAACCCGCAAAGAGATGAAGGCTTATCTGGCGCAGACGTTGAGCTGGATCACTCCGTCGGCTACGGTATCCCTGACCGGAGATTCCACCAGGGCCTCCGTGCGATAG
- a CDS encoding DUF3863 domain-containing protein, protein MSDIWTRRRFLGGATSLVLQPQLFAASHTPLTGRFLTHVSVFRVNQIEVTPARSIGQDESPDNSPARLRSRREAFARGCPNGKMTWAISWLALIDQRKEYQEGRRLLASYHDKYGDEITFIPGGYFAPMYDTRENNRQTIHKSLNMISEMVGGKYRPECLVAGFMDAENQRHLAEDEGIHVCQGQIWSQHGIDHGDGDGGICYPYYPSREHYLKPAQGKADFIDSVCLDGWTCDFLSARREGFEGGFNSRLGVGPIEAVGNLGKEVGRREMIETTAAHFDRGHALNGFGWVTGIWEVSVGHDEDLTWWLQALHDRWPDTQVITEGAFGLDWRKHNASNAALNYRFDMKGTGAPGSEKNLEIEWFMNRDFRLGLLHDWTTNSQPLAIDFTRYDLPATEPVGLQREWSLMNVLNQKGTRRQDKPVRLSQLSSEDQHRIYARYPEVKSRA, encoded by the coding sequence ATGAGCGACATCTGGACAAGAAGACGATTCCTCGGCGGAGCGACCTCGCTCGTGCTGCAGCCGCAACTCTTCGCTGCCTCCCATACGCCTCTAACAGGACGCTTCCTCACCCACGTTTCCGTCTTCCGCGTAAACCAGATTGAAGTAACTCCCGCCCGTTCTATCGGGCAGGATGAATCGCCCGACAACAGCCCAGCCCGCCTCCGCTCCCGCCGTGAAGCCTTCGCCCGCGGCTGCCCCAACGGAAAGATGACCTGGGCCATAAGCTGGCTTGCCCTCATCGACCAGCGCAAGGAGTACCAGGAGGGCAGACGCCTGCTCGCCTCCTACCACGACAAGTACGGCGACGAGATCACCTTCATCCCCGGCGGCTACTTCGCCCCCATGTACGACACCCGGGAAAACAATCGCCAGACCATCCACAAGTCGCTCAATATGATCTCCGAGATGGTTGGCGGCAAGTACCGCCCGGAGTGCCTCGTCGCCGGCTTCATGGACGCGGAAAATCAGCGCCACCTCGCAGAAGACGAAGGCATCCACGTCTGCCAGGGCCAGATCTGGAGCCAACATGGCATCGACCACGGCGACGGTGACGGCGGCATATGCTACCCCTACTACCCCAGCCGCGAGCACTACCTGAAGCCCGCCCAGGGTAAAGCTGACTTCATCGATTCTGTCTGCCTCGACGGCTGGACCTGCGACTTCCTCTCGGCTCGCCGAGAAGGCTTTGAAGGCGGCTTCAACAGCCGTCTCGGCGTTGGCCCCATCGAGGCCGTCGGCAATCTCGGCAAGGAAGTTGGCCGCAGGGAGATGATCGAGACCACCGCCGCGCACTTCGACCGCGGCCACGCCCTTAACGGTTTCGGCTGGGTCACAGGAATATGGGAGGTCTCGGTCGGCCACGACGAAGACCTTACGTGGTGGCTGCAGGCCTTGCACGACCGCTGGCCCGACACGCAGGTCATCACCGAGGGCGCATTTGGCCTGGATTGGCGCAAGCACAACGCCAGCAACGCAGCGCTCAACTATCGCTTCGACATGAAGGGCACCGGCGCTCCCGGCTCCGAGAAGAACCTAGAGATCGAGTGGTTCATGAACCGCGACTTCCGCCTCGGCCTGCTGCATGACTGGACGACGAACAGCCAACCCTTGGCCATCGACTTCACCCGCTACGACCTTCCTGCCACGGAGCCCGTAGGCCTACAGCGCGAGTGGAGCCTGATGAACGTTCTCAACCAGAAGGGGACACGTCGCCAGGACAAGCCCGTTCGCCTCTCGCAGTTGAGTTCAGAGGACCAGCATCGCATCTACGCACGCTACCCCGAAGTCAAGTCCCGCGCCTAA
- a CDS encoding putative bifunctional diguanylate cyclase/phosphodiesterase, with product MSRRRNRGLDHSLILLTPFVCAVSLLPQTSWAREKPTPAPPRSYALRPITTAREAHDLTTTEAALGHPIRLRGVVTYSDEHVDPRRSFLFLHDASGSIFVDLPKGTKSISPGTLVEVTGRSGLGDYAPIIANPGVKVLGRVPLPSEAPAVSYTRLLSGKEDGQWVEAEGVIRSVFETEFNIVLQLAMRDGLLPVTLPREPGRDYRMLIDSQVKARGNAAPIFNGNRQMIGVRLLTPDTSRIEVLEAGPADPFSAPLSSIEDLARYSPISSLPKRAHVRGRVTLMWPGSLLCLQDATHGVCAQITDTKSIALGDVADVVGYVETSGSVPSLTEAAYREAPSIPAESSKLAMPSKVNAQSALLGSFGSELVEIEAELIGRNPAASDTTLILSSDGFVFEAILPKGMDGAASKALRIGSLLRVTGICSIQIDDQRSARYGGPASRKSFRIFMRSPRDVLLLKAPSWWTPTHTVIVLTAALTATLIVLGWVIVLSGKLRRQKGLIQDSEEKFRHQAEHDSLTGLPTRSLLRDRLSIAIERAKRSQTGIGLLMLDLDRFKQINDSLGHHSGDQALKVSARRICQSVRGSDTVARISGDEFIVLITDLNDPKEVELVAAKIVSALSAPFRVGNREVPLSASVGVCIAFGDALEADSLMKMADTAMYHAKARGRNCFQVYSDDMDKATKVYQRLRSGLERALAANEFEIHYQPLVDFKTRELTGFEALLRWRSQELGLVMPTDFIPVAEESGLIVSIGEWVLRRACHEIGLLEAQLGRRFLLAVNLSPRQIQQFGLPDMVSRCLDESGRDPETIELEITESILMNDSASTQNSLIEMRGMGIRLAIDDFGVGFSSLSYITRFSIDRIKIDRSFVMKCMQEETSLAVVRAMVAMAHGLSMAVVAEGVETAEEFHFLGLEGCDTAQGYYLSRPVPAAELVPLVNRLDDWAQDQSLTARAV from the coding sequence ATGAGCAGGCGACGAAACCGAGGGCTCGACCATAGCCTGATCCTGCTTACCCCCTTCGTTTGCGCGGTGAGTCTCCTGCCGCAAACCTCATGGGCCCGCGAGAAGCCAACTCCGGCCCCACCCCGTTCCTATGCCCTCCGGCCGATCACTACGGCAAGGGAGGCCCACGATCTGACGACCACCGAAGCGGCCCTGGGCCACCCAATCAGGTTGCGCGGAGTGGTGACTTACTCAGACGAGCACGTCGATCCCCGGCGATCCTTCCTCTTCCTCCATGACGCCAGCGGAAGTATCTTCGTCGATCTCCCGAAGGGGACCAAGTCTATCTCTCCGGGAACGTTGGTCGAAGTAACGGGGAGGAGCGGTCTAGGTGACTACGCGCCCATCATCGCCAACCCCGGCGTTAAGGTACTTGGCAGGGTACCTCTTCCCTCGGAAGCTCCCGCAGTGAGCTACACACGGCTGCTTAGCGGAAAAGAGGACGGCCAGTGGGTCGAGGCTGAAGGCGTGATCCGTTCGGTCTTCGAGACTGAGTTCAATATCGTGCTCCAGTTGGCGATGAGGGATGGCCTGCTCCCAGTCACACTGCCCCGCGAACCGGGCCGCGATTACAGGATGCTGATAGATTCGCAAGTTAAGGCCCGTGGAAACGCTGCGCCTATCTTCAATGGCAATCGGCAAATGATTGGCGTTCGTCTTCTCACGCCGGATACTTCAAGAATCGAGGTCCTCGAAGCGGGGCCCGCCGACCCATTCAGCGCCCCTCTGAGTTCCATCGAAGATCTCGCGCGCTACTCTCCAATCTCCTCACTTCCAAAACGCGCCCACGTGCGAGGGCGAGTGACTCTGATGTGGCCTGGGAGCCTGCTCTGCCTCCAGGACGCCACCCATGGAGTCTGCGCTCAGATCACGGATACAAAATCCATTGCTCTGGGAGACGTTGCGGATGTAGTCGGGTACGTCGAGACCTCCGGCAGTGTGCCATCGCTTACCGAAGCGGCTTACCGTGAGGCACCCTCGATACCGGCAGAGAGTTCCAAGCTCGCCATGCCGTCAAAGGTGAATGCGCAAAGTGCTCTGCTAGGATCGTTCGGCTCGGAGTTGGTCGAGATCGAGGCGGAGCTGATCGGTCGCAATCCCGCCGCATCCGACACCACGCTGATCCTGTCCTCCGACGGCTTCGTCTTTGAGGCGATCCTTCCCAAAGGCATGGACGGCGCTGCCTCCAAAGCACTGCGAATCGGCAGCCTCCTCCGCGTAACCGGCATCTGTTCCATCCAGATCGACGATCAGCGCAGCGCCCGCTATGGAGGCCCAGCCTCTCGGAAATCATTCCGCATCTTCATGCGATCGCCAAGGGACGTGCTGCTGTTGAAGGCTCCGTCATGGTGGACGCCGACCCATACAGTAATTGTGCTGACAGCAGCCCTGACCGCTACCCTGATCGTTCTTGGCTGGGTCATCGTCCTTTCCGGCAAGCTGAGGCGTCAGAAGGGCCTCATCCAGGACAGCGAGGAGAAGTTCCGCCACCAGGCAGAGCACGACTCTCTCACCGGCCTGCCCACCCGCAGCCTCCTCCGCGACCGGCTGTCCATCGCCATCGAGCGCGCCAAACGCTCCCAGACAGGCATTGGCCTGCTTATGCTCGACCTGGACCGCTTCAAGCAGATCAACGATTCGCTGGGACACCACTCGGGGGATCAGGCGCTGAAGGTCTCCGCGCGCCGCATCTGCCAGTCCGTCCGCGGCAGCGACACGGTGGCACGCATCAGCGGCGACGAGTTCATCGTGCTCATCACGGACCTCAACGATCCCAAGGAAGTAGAGCTTGTCGCCGCCAAGATCGTCTCCGCGCTCTCCGCGCCTTTTCGCGTCGGCAACCGCGAGGTTCCTCTTTCTGCCAGCGTCGGGGTCTGTATCGCATTCGGCGACGCCCTCGAAGCCGACTCCCTGATGAAGATGGCCGACACCGCCATGTACCACGCCAAGGCGAGAGGCCGGAACTGCTTCCAGGTCTACAGCGACGACATGGACAAGGCGACGAAGGTCTATCAGCGCCTGCGCAGCGGTCTTGAGCGCGCCCTCGCCGCGAACGAGTTCGAGATCCACTATCAGCCCCTGGTCGATTTCAAGACCCGCGAACTCACCGGCTTCGAGGCCCTCCTTCGCTGGCGCAGCCAGGAGCTGGGCTTGGTCATGCCCACAGACTTCATTCCCGTCGCCGAGGAGTCTGGCCTCATCGTCTCCATCGGCGAGTGGGTCCTCCGCCGGGCCTGCCATGAGATCGGCCTGCTCGAGGCCCAGCTTGGCCGCCGCTTCCTACTTGCCGTTAATCTCTCTCCGCGCCAGATTCAGCAGTTCGGCCTGCCCGATATGGTGAGCCGCTGCCTCGATGAGTCCGGTCGCGATCCCGAAACGATCGAGCTCGAGATCACCGAAAGCATTCTGATGAATGACTCCGCATCCACCCAGAACTCGCTCATCGAGATGCGCGGAATGGGTATCCGGCTTGCCATCGACGACTTCGGCGTCGGCTTCTCCAGCCTCTCCTACATCACCCGCTTCTCCATCGACCGCATCAAGATCGACCGCTCCTTCGTGATGAAGTGCATGCAGGAGGAGACCAGCCTCGCCGTCGTCCGCGCCATGGTCGCCATGGCCCACGGCCTCTCCATGGCCGTCGTCGCGGAGGGCGTCGAGACCGCCGAAGAGTTCCACTTCCTCGGACTCGAAGGCTGCGACACCGCGCAAGGTTACTACCTCAGCCGTCCTGTTCCCGCAGCGGAACTAGTACCCCTCGTGAACCGGCTCGACGATTGGGCCCAGGACCAGTCGCTGACTGCCAGAGCGGTTTGA
- a CDS encoding SDR family NAD(P)-dependent oxidoreductase — protein sequence MNISFEGKVALVTGAASGLGLATAKAFAEAGASVVLADWNEKEVGSAAKQLVDGGYKAIAVTCDVSDDAQVEAMVKKTVAEFGRLDAAYNNAGIQNVLAETADSPRDDYDRVMSINLRGVWSCMKFELQVMREQGSGAIVNCSSLGGLVGGNQRGTYHAAKHGVIGFTKSAALEYATRGIRVNDVCPGMIRTPMSDKMEAEGQGELLKAMLENYVPMKREGRPEEIANTVLFLCSDAASYITGQSISVDGGFVMR from the coding sequence ATGAATATTTCGTTTGAGGGGAAGGTCGCTCTGGTAACAGGCGCAGCGTCAGGACTTGGGCTGGCAACCGCAAAAGCATTTGCTGAGGCCGGAGCCTCGGTTGTGCTGGCTGACTGGAACGAGAAGGAAGTGGGGTCGGCAGCGAAGCAGCTTGTCGATGGCGGCTACAAGGCGATTGCCGTGACGTGCGATGTCTCCGACGATGCGCAAGTGGAGGCGATGGTGAAGAAGACGGTCGCGGAGTTTGGGCGGCTGGATGCGGCCTATAACAATGCGGGCATTCAGAATGTGCTGGCTGAGACAGCCGATTCCCCGCGCGACGACTACGACCGGGTGATGAGTATCAATCTTCGCGGCGTGTGGAGCTGCATGAAGTTCGAGCTGCAGGTGATGCGAGAACAAGGCAGTGGAGCGATTGTGAACTGCTCTTCGCTGGGCGGGTTGGTGGGCGGCAATCAGCGAGGTACGTATCACGCAGCGAAGCATGGGGTGATCGGCTTTACCAAGAGTGCGGCGCTTGAGTATGCGACGCGCGGCATTCGCGTGAACGATGTTTGTCCAGGCATGATCCGTACACCGATGAGCGACAAGATGGAAGCCGAAGGCCAGGGCGAGCTCCTGAAGGCGATGCTTGAGAACTACGTTCCGATGAAGCGAGAAGGTCGCCCCGAGGAGATCGCGAATACGGTTCTCTTCTTATGCAGTGATGCGGCAAGCTACATTACGGGACAGTCGATCTCAGTCGATGGCGGATTCGTGATGCGTTAG
- a CDS encoding dienelactone hydrolase family protein — MHRVTLNLLLLGTLVISSALPSQTSKHLRSSAGAEIAYDEFGNPLSARCLVLLHGASGPVPFYRDEAKFFGDEGFRVLMPHYFEATRGQSPSSENYQKWASLTADFVSECRKQAATKSVFLIGFSLGSSVALAAGSQIVSVDAIADWYGSLPDEFFYQMKGMPPLLILHGEADSNIPLMNAQQLVKLCELKHLECEHHFYADQGHGFGGSALKDARQRTLAFFVGHAR; from the coding sequence ATGCATCGCGTTACCTTGAACCTGTTGTTGCTGGGGACACTCGTCATAAGCAGTGCATTGCCGAGCCAGACTTCGAAGCATCTTCGCTCCAGTGCCGGGGCGGAGATCGCTTATGACGAGTTCGGCAATCCGCTGTCGGCGAGATGTCTCGTCCTTCTACATGGAGCGAGTGGTCCCGTTCCGTTCTACCGAGATGAGGCGAAGTTCTTTGGAGACGAAGGCTTTCGCGTACTGATGCCGCACTACTTCGAAGCGACGCGAGGGCAGTCGCCTAGTTCTGAGAACTATCAGAAGTGGGCGAGCCTTACGGCCGACTTTGTCTCTGAGTGCCGCAAGCAGGCCGCTACGAAATCCGTGTTCCTCATAGGATTTTCATTGGGCTCGTCGGTCGCCTTGGCGGCCGGATCGCAAATTGTTTCAGTGGATGCTATCGCGGACTGGTATGGGAGCCTGCCGGACGAGTTCTTCTATCAGATGAAGGGTATGCCGCCGCTTCTGATTCTTCATGGCGAGGCGGATTCGAATATCCCGCTTATGAACGCACAACAGCTAGTGAAGCTTTGTGAGTTGAAGCACCTCGAGTGCGAGCATCACTTTTATGCGGACCAGGGACATGGCTTTGGTGGCTCAGCGTTGAAAGATGCGCGCCAGAGGACGCTTGCATTCTTTGTGGGTCATGCCAGGTGA
- a CDS encoding class I SAM-dependent methyltransferase — MQEAVPSRTAMRVALRRAAHQIYDTPIVFDDPFAIRILGAEGQVELRRTPDPAPGQKQRPFSIALRAHLVARSRYAEDQLAQAVAAGATQYVLLGAGLDTFAHRNPYPKLQVFEVDHPATQAWKQNLLAESGLAAPPRLCFIPVDFEHETALKKLQAAGFDPRQKTFFAWLGVIPYLTLEAFRATIGFIAQSPAGSGVVFDYAQPRRVLPPHEQLAHDSLASRVALAGEPFQLWFTPPEVAYELEEFRAIEDIGSVEINERYFQNRRDQLQLRGSGGRFLTAWL, encoded by the coding sequence ATGCAGGAAGCCGTCCCATCCCGCACCGCCATGCGCGTCGCTTTGCGTCGGGCCGCACACCAGATCTACGACACGCCCATCGTCTTCGACGACCCCTTCGCGATTCGAATTCTCGGTGCTGAAGGCCAGGTCGAACTCCGCCGCACACCAGACCCGGCACCGGGCCAGAAACAGCGTCCTTTTTCTATCGCCTTGCGGGCCCACCTCGTTGCTCGCAGCCGGTACGCCGAAGACCAGCTGGCGCAAGCCGTCGCTGCAGGCGCAACGCAATACGTCCTGCTTGGCGCGGGCCTCGACACCTTCGCCCACCGTAACCCCTACCCGAAACTCCAAGTCTTCGAGGTCGATCATCCCGCAACCCAGGCATGGAAGCAGAATCTGCTCGCCGAATCCGGCCTTGCTGCGCCTCCACGCCTTTGTTTCATTCCTGTCGACTTCGAACACGAGACCGCGCTTAAGAAGCTGCAGGCCGCCGGCTTCGATCCTCGCCAAAAGACCTTCTTTGCCTGGCTCGGCGTCATCCCGTATCTGACCCTCGAGGCCTTTCGCGCTACCATCGGCTTTATCGCCCAGAGCCCCGCCGGTTCAGGCGTAGTCTTCGATTACGCGCAGCCACGGCGCGTATTGCCTCCGCACGAACAGCTCGCACACGATTCCCTTGCCTCCCGCGTCGCACTTGCCGGCGAACCGTTCCAACTCTGGTTCACGCCGCCTGAAGTGGCCTATGAACTCGAAGAGTTCCGCGCCATCGAAGACATCGGTTCCGTCGAAATCAACGAGCGCTACTTCCAGAACCGCCGCGACCAACTGCAACTCCGCGGCTCCGGCGGACGTTTCCTCACCGCCTGGCTCTAA